cattgaaacactATTATATGGAtgtaaattttgcaataatgatattaccaaagatattttacaatgcGTAATAGAATATATCTGCCATACGAAaagatttgatttctgataaacatatattttatatacatgtatcatagccCTCTGCATATATTAGCAAATAACAAGTAACAAGTgcccatatctaattaattgaTAGTCAAAATACTATCTAGCAGTGCAATTAAACATCTAAActattgtatatgttaatatttatttctaatttaccCTAAACTATCCTGGCTGGATGGATACTGAATACTGATTATCGAATATTGTGAATCATTTATAGTATAATAATTGTATAGGTAATTGAATAATCAAACTATGTACATATTAGAACCATAAATATTGGTTAACtccaattatataaaaaaactgcATTTAATCTCCTaccaaattttttttcatattcaactgAAGACAAAATGCTCATTTGTTGTCAGACTCTCATACATATTCCAAGGGGATGGGGCAGTGTGCATAAGCACAGGGactttttggcctaatatctcatggtgtgtatgtatgcTAGTCTGTCAATAAATGTGCATGATTCTTATCCCTATCCAAAAACTACAATCATCAGGAAAATGAATTCCAAATAACTGAACTTgttctgaaacattttctattaaaaataaaattggagttatccccctttaattAGTAGTAATTGATATTATTATCACTATATTGTAACTAATttagtttatatgtatatatataaatatatgtattaatgaattgcagaatgaattcatgtttatactttaaaatatgatctggagaggacttaaataggcgtagcctgatgtccgatcctattgatgtacataatatcaataaaatattgttgaaatgaaatgaaatttctCTTTGTGATATTGTATGCATCTTATTATTCAATATGGTCCTGTTGTGACCATTTCACTCTTGCATCACTCTAACTATATTTGATCCCCTGGGTCATGACATGTGCAATTGATAAAACTGGGAATGGTAACTCTATGCAATGGCAGGTGTCATCGATGGGGCCGAGAATATGCTCACTCTGTTCATGGCAGCTGTCGTCGGTGGAGCTGAGAAAGCTAACTCAGGGCCAAGGCAGGTGTCATGAGAGAGCCGCAAATGCTAACTCTGGACCATAGCACATGTCATTGACGTATCTGAGAATGTTAACGGGGTAATGGCAGGTGTTATCGATGGAGCTGAGAACGCTCACGGGAGAATGCTAactctggaccatgtcaggtgCTATCGATGGAGCTGAGAACGCTAATGGGAAAATGCTAAATCTTGGTCATAGTGGTTGCCATTGACAAAGCTGAAAATACGAACTGGAGAATGCTAACTCTGGGCCATGGGAGGTGTTATCAATGAAACTGAGAATGCTTAGAATACCAGATCACCTGGTTTCCCTATATACTTTTTCAAGAGTATGTCTGAAGCACATTATTTTATTCAGTACTTTGTGTCCAGTTAGTATATAGCTATggaattttatttcatgataGCCATTATCATATATTCACTCACAggtgcaaaaaaaaaagaacgaAACACAACacatttttcttaaaaaattgtttatattgtttatcaCACCCTAATAGTGAATTAGGGTTTAAACAATGTGAGGTTTTTGAGAGTCTGTGACAGATcaacatcatcaccatcatcctTCACATTGAGTTTGCCACTCAGGTATTTACAGTTCGCAGTGGCCGTATCTAAAGTGTCTTTATCACTGCACAGAGCATACACTACAGTGTAGGAACTGTCATCAATTGCAGGGGAGAATACTCTGGAGAAACTGCTGGATAGTTTTGTCAGAAGTGTTTCCTTGGTCTTGTCTGGGTCACACTGACACTTGCATATTAAGACACCTGAAATGGGCGGATGGAAAAACGATGAACTGGCAacgtaattcaatattgacatCATCTTAGAGTGGAGGATAAACAGATGTACTAGGTAATAAATGAGATGTTGTATCAAAATTGTATAGAATTAAATTCAAGAActcatttagatatatattatatctatgtaATCTTATTATTTCCCACCAGAAAATAAGCATTAAAACTAATTGCACTAATTCTTTTTATGTTGAtactacattgtataacatttgtTGTGAACGTGGAAAGTCATTACTGCTTGACCTTTTTAATAAAGGTACATTTTGTAATCTAATTTTATTGCgctatataattaaatttacaGTAATAATACTGTATATCTTTCATCCCCATCTCTACATTCTCAGGGAACATGAAAAGAATGGGTGCCTCAGTAGCCGTGATCGCTAATGCTCTGGCAGGAATCGCCAGATGCATTCAAGCGTGAGCTGCAGACCGCTCGCTTCAGTAAGGGGTATATGGTAATAgttaaattaattgtttgttgTGTATGGTTGCATGtgcatgtttgtatataaattgtagtTAGTTTGTGTTGGTAGAGTTGGTTGTTGGATGCCATAGACACTAAACCCAGTAATCCTTTGTGGAGTGTAGCTGACTTCGCTGTACCGTCATATAGGCGGATGCTCCGAAAAATTAACGGAGGAATTTACGTTGTTACATACATTCATATGGCAGaggatattttcatattacaaatTTCCAACACTCATAAAAATTAAATCCTGATAATGCGAACGGCACATGAAGAATCTGTTTAGTCTATCATTTCCCTATAATAAGATTTAGTATACATACCATTTGGTAAAAGCAACTTTTTAACATCAGATAAAAATGAATCTTGAAGAAAATTCTCCATCGTGAGAGAAGACTTGAGATAGTCCAGATCAACTACAATGGCATCTACCACTAAATCTGAAAAGcatacaaaaatgatattaacaaaCCAGAAAACACAAAGTCACAAACATATCATTTCTACATAAATACCAAGTCTTCTACTTCTGGAAACTCTTCCATCTACATGTTTGAAGGACTTCTAAGATGATTTCTTAGCTTAGAAGAGTGTAAATCGAGTTGGCCTTTAGACAAAAGGGCAGTGGAAATCATTTGAGATGTAGCAACAAAATTACTTCTAGGGACAGGTGTGGTCATTGAATTGAATGAATAGTAATACCATATTTGCTATAATTAGCACCCTTTCCCTTTTCTGAAAAAGATTTGAAGTTGTATAAAAACTtccatcccatggatttaacaatgttttacaacatgtgattcCTCTAatatcagcattgtatcccatattacatgaatttgCAAGTCATATGAATCACGACATAATAATGcatctcaaaggataaaaggcatatttatatttactataaCAGATTAATTTACCAagagtacagaaagatttagAATACGGCTAATTGTTTtcatccacaacttacattttagTCCACTAATAAGCCCCCCCATTGTAACAATTGTTTTAGCTAACCTAGGAGCTAATTTATTACGGTGAATACAGTACAAAAACTTTCAGCCATTAAAGGTAAAAGCCTACCCTGTTTAGCAGTGGTGCTGATGAATGAAGAGGGACCGTCTGTAACACCTGTCATGTTCTTGTCAGGTGAGAAGCCAAACCAGTCAGTGGCCACTTGCTGTATCACAGCATCAGGAAACACAACAGTTAGAGCCATCTGTAAAATAATATAGTTAATTAGAATCAGTAATAGTATTTGTAATGTTAAGCAAAGCCAGTTAATTggatttacatatacattttgaataattataaattaatttttgcaTACTGGctattaaaaaaatttaaaagcaatatcaaatatgattttcctgAAAATTATGTGCTACAAACCAATATTATAAATACAGAAGAGATTACAATTTCCAAGAAGCGTTAAAAtagaaaaagatatttttaatctagaaaatgactttttcaaATAGACCATTGGTCTGTTCACATTCAGAGGTTGTGGTAGTCCAAATTGGCTAAGTTGTTACACATTCCAACTGTCCCTCACCTCTGGGTCGGGAGTTGTTAGGTACTGACCATACAAGTGTAGTTGTAATTTAACTTTCTTTTGTGATTTCCATATTTGCgaaattcaatatttcatagaatattaataatgtaaatgtgAATTCGTAGACataatttttttgcaaatttactTTGATTGCGAAATTTGCGTAAAGTAAATTGCAccatgaaagaaagttggtcTACAGTATACCGATAAgttgtaattttcatttatctatttatttattttttgttgttcatAGGACATAAAGAATTTCACATTAAGGTGTGTTGATATGCCAcatattaaaattacaaatatataatttcaagggagataattttgaGACACAACTGTACCTTTGGAAACGTATGATGCAATACAACAGAAAGGCCTGCGTTACTCCATTCTATCACCAACACTTTACAGTCTGATAAATAACAATCTGTAAGAGAAACGTTTAAAGATATAGCATCATCTACTATAGCTAAGTCATAAACACTTAATATGCCAATGACTAGCGAATATACACTGATATTGATTGGTATTCGACATATTTGCCCCCCAcctcttttttgttttgtttcagtcTTATCATTAATAGATTCTAAGAATAATGAGtttattaataaacaaaattctgGTTACCTGGACTCATTTATTCTTACGAAAacagaaaatttaaaatatattattacacCAGGTATTTTACCTTTTTAGATAGTTTACCTTTAGCTTGACCAGTCTTTCCTGTAACAAATGACAGGCCAGTCACCATGGCCCTCAGATAATCACAATCCACGCAGGACttgtccaaaataaaccttCCAGTTTCTTTGGATTTctgttttccttttttctgCTTCTTTTCTAAACAGGAAAAGACttgaaatgtaaaatacatttgCCAAAAACTAATCTtccaaattaaaatatataaataaacaagcaCATGATGCATGACCATATAGCGATACATTGTACAGtagtttttaaagttttttgagAGACAGTATTTGCTTTCtgaatgttttattgaaataatacatacaatttatacatttttttttaattttataaatttttaaacaCGAAGGCATTGGTTCACATTAGCTGATTAGTTTAAGCAACatatctctttttttttttttaattcctttTCTTATTTAAAGTCTTAACGGCATTTTTTATTGAAGAAAATTACCAGTTATACAGTATGTAAATCACAGTTTAAGAAAAACACCCTTTTTCATCAGTTTGATCAGTGCATATGTAACGTAAATGACATTAAAGCATATATTTAATACCTGGCTTAAGAGTAGCCTCACAATAGGGGAGATTATCAGTAAACACAAGTCTGCGTCTGTATTGACCAGGGTCAGTAACCACATCCTCAACTACAAGCTCCCCGAGGGTAGGACTGGTGCCTGTATACCGGACGGTCCTGTTACCCTTATGGTCCCCCAGGGATAGGTAGGGCACCTGTATAAGATAGTAGTATATAGCAGTGtatagaaatgtatatatacagctGGGACATGACCTAGATCTGGATCTCAACAAATGctacatgcatatgtatatggAAACTGGGTTGGAAATATCTGTCTTGTCATGTAAATGCAAGACAGTTGAAATAAATTATGGATGCATTAAGGAATTGAAGTGTTGAATTCATTCTAGAATTGTACAAGACTGCAAAAATGTGAGTTATTAGGGATTTATAATAGTTCCTTAATCTATGTACATCAAGGGCCAGACATTTAGTAATAGATAACACTTAATTTAAGTCAAACATACAAACAGGTACCTGTGATCCAGACTTGAAGTTTGGTGGTGCGAGTTCGAGGAcatggggagataactctgactTTATAGCATCCAATGTTTCATATGTGTGTGCACGGTTGAGCGTGACCACTACCAATCTACAGAAGCCCGCCGACTGAGAGAGTTTCTGTCTGCCTTCATCTGTACTAAACATCCATTCAATTTCTCTGTAACAAACCAATATCCAGCAATCCAGCAATCAATTAATCACAtcagatttaaaattaaaaaaatgaaaaaaaatatgtattgaaTTTTTTCTTTGCTCTCATCAGTAATAAACACTATATTTAATATCAcatcaggttttttttcaagctcctctttcttttctttttttcttatattttttctttctctatttCATGTTTTCTAGAAATCATTTATtagctacaatgtatatgtacaaacaaatataaataattttgttctGATTTCATATTAAATCAAAGCAGGCTGAGGCTAGCTGCAATGAGATggtaaatattcaatttcatGACAAGCTAATGACAAAGAAAATGATAAGATCAAGAAACTTACCTGCCCTCAGGTACAATAAATATGCCaaatttgtttgtaaatttcTGGTCAGCACTGTCTACTATGAAGAGAGTGTATCGTGGGGCGCTGGAAACTTCACTGTATAAACTTAGAGATACCTGCTCTCCAACCAACTCCCTATAGACAAGACAAAATGATTTATGTCCTGAATAGATTACCTGGTACAAATTAAAAGATTCTAATAAAATGATTGACTGCAGAATACCAGTTCAATTTGTTTAAAGTGATAATCCTTCTAGTTTTGTCTAGTTTTGACAACTGTGTGTTAAAATGTTCAGAAAATTTTAAGTGATGAAAATACCAGGTACAAAAATACTACAAATCAATTtgtaaaagaataaaaaaagaagaaaataatatgtggtttattcatattttcagtctgtattaaagatgctccaccgctgacaaatagtattttttctctatcaaaaacaggagcagacaatttagtattttacatcagttacaaaagttacttacttaacatcattatcaccattgaaaaatttgagcttttaattttacttcaagttaacaaaattaaaaataataaaattacatCTTGAAAAAATTCTGGGGCGCTATGTCCTAtgatatatggaatgaaatactcccaggttaattagacatatatacattatacacaattaaacattaattattgttcaaatgacgagtatcgtttatgctatgtcggcagtggagcatcttcaaaGATTGAATTTCAAGATAAATGAGCTTATATCCTCACCAAATGGAAGAGGAACACTTATTACCTAGTTATTAACCATCAAACATTATAATAATGTGTATAGTACCTTTTCTTAATCTGCTGCCTCATGATAGCATAGTACTGCATCTCTTTTAGGACAG
This genomic window from Argopecten irradians isolate NY chromosome 4, Ai_NY, whole genome shotgun sequence contains:
- the LOC138321481 gene encoding eEF1A lysine and N-terminal methyltransferase-like codes for the protein MNLLPRNHSEFHSPQYWDQFFQKRGTKAFEWYGEYPELCGILHKYIKPADKLLMVGCGNSQLSENLYDVGYHNIVNIDISDTVIRQMTEKNRQSRPDMKFLKMDVKNTDFADGEFAVVLDKGTLDALMVDDSTEVVADIDAMFTEIGRVLKQGGRYICISLLQDHIMNKVLKFFPNIGWPIRVHKVNTEDSENKDKEFNMPVFAVILTKFKKLPNMKQILEVGASDDKVERMESTDKIHTVLKEMQYYAIMRQQIKKRELVGEQVSLSLYSEVSSAPRYTLFIVDSADQKFTNKFGIFIVPEGREIEWMFSTDEGRQKLSQSAGFCRLVVVTLNRAHTYETLDAIKSELSPHVLELAPPNFKSGSQVPYLSLGDHKGNRTVRYTGTSPTLGELVVEDVVTDPGQYRRRLVFTDNLPYCEATLKPEKKQKKGKQKSKETGRFILDKSCVDCDYLRAMVTGLSFVTGKTGQAKDCYLSDCKVLVIEWSNAGLSVVLHHTFPKMALTVVFPDAVIQQVATDWFGFSPDKNMTGVTDGPSSFISTTAKQDLVVDAIVVDLDYLKSSLTMENFLQDSFLSDVKKLLLPNGVLICKCQCDPDKTKETLLTKLSSSFSRVFSPAIDDSSYTVVYALCSDKDTLDTATANCKYLSGKLNVKDDGDDVDLSQTLKNLTLFKP